AGGTGTCGTAATATTGCGCGTCGAACTTGCGGTCCACGATCACCGCTATCTCCGCTTTTCCCGGCCCGCCGAATCCCGGCGTACCTACCGCGCTCCCGTTGTTGGGATAGATGCTGCTGTTGTAGATACCGTAAAACACGATGTCCCAGTTGCCCGTTTGCCGCTGCGATGCGGGTATCACTTTGTTTTCTTCCAGGCTGTAGTACAGGGAAACGGCGTCACCGGCGGATGTGGCGTTGGTATCCGCCACGAGGTCCACTACGCGGTAGGTGCCTGTTTTCACGGCATTGCCGCCGCCTGTTTCCGGAGGCTCCGGCGTAACCGGCGCATCGTCTTTGGAACAGGCCGCCAGCAATACGATGGCCAGCATGCCAATCAGTTTTGTTTTCATGGTTGAATCAGTTGGATGTATTC
Above is a genomic segment from Chitinophaga pollutisoli containing:
- a CDS encoding HmuY family protein, which codes for MKTKLIGMLAIVLLAACSKDDAPVTPEPPETGGGNAVKTGTYRVVDLVADTNATSAGDAVSLYYSLEENKVIPASQRQTGNWDIVFYGIYNSSIYPNNGSAVGTPGFGGPGKAEIAVIVDRKFDAQYYDTSNFKPKTLPIPTALWNEAYNKVTTVPPGLRFVTRDIGLDHFLGGFDGWGYYDFYGSMFPGNPQKSHVVYTMPRVLIVKTHKGRYAKLIMENIYKDSPVNPDRTNKPGYITFRYSIQMDGSTNLNIP